The following are from one region of the Acomys russatus chromosome 32, mAcoRus1.1, whole genome shotgun sequence genome:
- the Azi2 gene encoding 5-azacytidine-induced protein 2 isoform X1, with amino-acid sequence MVTPGDPVCFQWVSKHWGSETRWPWGRPYVARAQAAMDTLVEDDICILNHEKAHRREAVTPLPAYPGDESVASHFALVTAYEDIKKRLKDSEKENSFLKKRIRALEEKLVGARADEETSPVGREQVNKAYHAYREVCIDRDNLKNKLEKINKDNSESLKVLNEQLQSKEVELLQLRTEVETQQVMRNLNPPSSSWEVEKLSCDLKIHGLEQELELKKQECNGLRMELQRAKQTGPSQEDFLQDRDVVKLSLSRKEHAPHQGLLHSDNMQHAYWELKREMSNLHLVTQVQAELLRKLKTSAAIKKACTPVGCVEDLGRDSTKLHLTNFTATYKRHPPLSPNGKATCYVPSSPLPGDRKALSDKAVLPPWTDNERLTPNDGADFQEHNSYGRDSLEDNSWVFPSPPKSSETAFGEKKAKILPLPNMPPLHY; translated from the exons CTGCCATGGACACACTAGTGGAAGATGACATCTGCATTCTGAATCACGAAAAGGCGCACAGAAGAGAGGCAGTCACCCCACTCCCAGCCTACCCCGGCGATGAGTCTGTCGCCTCACATTTTGCCCTGGTCACTGCGTATGAGGacatcaagaagagacttaagGATTCCGAGAAAGAAAACTCCTtcctaaaaaaaagaataagggcTTTGGAAGAAAAG CTTGTTGGAGCTCGAGCAGATGAAGAAACCAGTCCTGTGGGACGAGAACAAGTGAATAAGGCCTATCATGCATACCGAGAGGTCTGCATCGACAGAGACAATTTGAAGAACAAATTGGAAAAAATA AATAAAGACAACTCTGAATCTTTGAAAGTATTGAATGAACAGCTACAGTCTAAAGAAGTAGAACTTCTGCAGCTCAGAACAGAGGTGGAAACTCAGCAGG TGATGAGGAACTTAAACCCACCCTCATCCAGCTGGGAGGTGGAAAAGCTAAGCTGTGACTTGAAGATCCACGGCTTAGAACAAGAGCTGGAACTGAAGAAGCAAGAATGCAACGGCCTCAGAATGGAGCTGCAGAGAGCTAAACAGACG GGTCCATCTCAGGAAGACTTTCTGCAGGACAGAGATGTCGTGAAGCTGAGCTTGTCCAGGAAGGAGCATGCTCCACACCAGGGCCTTCTCCACAG TGATAATATGCAACATGCATACTGGGAACTGAAGAGGGAGATGTCTAACTTACATCTGGTGACTCAAGTGCAAGCAGAACTactaagaaaactgaaaacctCAGCTGCAATCAAGAAAG CCTGTACCCCAGTAGGATGTGTTGAAGACCTTGGGAGAGACAGCACGAAATTGCACTTGACAAATTTCACTGCAACTTACAAAAGACATCCCCCTTTGTCACCAAATGGCAAAGCTACTTGTTATGTTCCGTCTTCCCCTTTGCCAGGAGATAGAAAGGCTTTATCAGACAAAGCAGTTCTTCCGCCATGGACAGATAACGAGAGGTTGACTCCTAATGACGGTGCAGACTTTCAGGAGCACAACTCCTATGGCAGAGACTCTCTGGAAGATAACTCCTGGGTATTCCCAAGCCCTCCTAAATCCAGTGAGACAGCATTTGGTGAAAAGAAAGCCAAAATCTTACCTTTACCCAACATGCCACCACTGCATTACTGA
- the Azi2 gene encoding 5-azacytidine-induced protein 2 isoform X2 — MDTLVEDDICILNHEKAHRREAVTPLPAYPGDESVASHFALVTAYEDIKKRLKDSEKENSFLKKRIRALEEKLVGARADEETSPVGREQVNKAYHAYREVCIDRDNLKNKLEKINKDNSESLKVLNEQLQSKEVELLQLRTEVETQQVMRNLNPPSSSWEVEKLSCDLKIHGLEQELELKKQECNGLRMELQRAKQTGPSQEDFLQDRDVVKLSLSRKEHAPHQGLLHSDNMQHAYWELKREMSNLHLVTQVQAELLRKLKTSAAIKKACTPVGCVEDLGRDSTKLHLTNFTATYKRHPPLSPNGKATCYVPSSPLPGDRKALSDKAVLPPWTDNERLTPNDGADFQEHNSYGRDSLEDNSWVFPSPPKSSETAFGEKKAKILPLPNMPPLHY, encoded by the exons ATGGACACACTAGTGGAAGATGACATCTGCATTCTGAATCACGAAAAGGCGCACAGAAGAGAGGCAGTCACCCCACTCCCAGCCTACCCCGGCGATGAGTCTGTCGCCTCACATTTTGCCCTGGTCACTGCGTATGAGGacatcaagaagagacttaagGATTCCGAGAAAGAAAACTCCTtcctaaaaaaaagaataagggcTTTGGAAGAAAAG CTTGTTGGAGCTCGAGCAGATGAAGAAACCAGTCCTGTGGGACGAGAACAAGTGAATAAGGCCTATCATGCATACCGAGAGGTCTGCATCGACAGAGACAATTTGAAGAACAAATTGGAAAAAATA AATAAAGACAACTCTGAATCTTTGAAAGTATTGAATGAACAGCTACAGTCTAAAGAAGTAGAACTTCTGCAGCTCAGAACAGAGGTGGAAACTCAGCAGG TGATGAGGAACTTAAACCCACCCTCATCCAGCTGGGAGGTGGAAAAGCTAAGCTGTGACTTGAAGATCCACGGCTTAGAACAAGAGCTGGAACTGAAGAAGCAAGAATGCAACGGCCTCAGAATGGAGCTGCAGAGAGCTAAACAGACG GGTCCATCTCAGGAAGACTTTCTGCAGGACAGAGATGTCGTGAAGCTGAGCTTGTCCAGGAAGGAGCATGCTCCACACCAGGGCCTTCTCCACAG TGATAATATGCAACATGCATACTGGGAACTGAAGAGGGAGATGTCTAACTTACATCTGGTGACTCAAGTGCAAGCAGAACTactaagaaaactgaaaacctCAGCTGCAATCAAGAAAG CCTGTACCCCAGTAGGATGTGTTGAAGACCTTGGGAGAGACAGCACGAAATTGCACTTGACAAATTTCACTGCAACTTACAAAAGACATCCCCCTTTGTCACCAAATGGCAAAGCTACTTGTTATGTTCCGTCTTCCCCTTTGCCAGGAGATAGAAAGGCTTTATCAGACAAAGCAGTTCTTCCGCCATGGACAGATAACGAGAGGTTGACTCCTAATGACGGTGCAGACTTTCAGGAGCACAACTCCTATGGCAGAGACTCTCTGGAAGATAACTCCTGGGTATTCCCAAGCCCTCCTAAATCCAGTGAGACAGCATTTGGTGAAAAGAAAGCCAAAATCTTACCTTTACCCAACATGCCACCACTGCATTACTGA
- the Azi2 gene encoding 5-azacytidine-induced protein 2 isoform X3, whose amino-acid sequence MMRNLNPPSSSWEVEKLSCDLKIHGLEQELELKKQECNGLRMELQRAKQTGPSQEDFLQDRDVVKLSLSRKEHAPHQGLLHSDNMQHAYWELKREMSNLHLVTQVQAELLRKLKTSAAIKKACTPVGCVEDLGRDSTKLHLTNFTATYKRHPPLSPNGKATCYVPSSPLPGDRKALSDKAVLPPWTDNERLTPNDGADFQEHNSYGRDSLEDNSWVFPSPPKSSETAFGEKKAKILPLPNMPPLHY is encoded by the exons A TGATGAGGAACTTAAACCCACCCTCATCCAGCTGGGAGGTGGAAAAGCTAAGCTGTGACTTGAAGATCCACGGCTTAGAACAAGAGCTGGAACTGAAGAAGCAAGAATGCAACGGCCTCAGAATGGAGCTGCAGAGAGCTAAACAGACG GGTCCATCTCAGGAAGACTTTCTGCAGGACAGAGATGTCGTGAAGCTGAGCTTGTCCAGGAAGGAGCATGCTCCACACCAGGGCCTTCTCCACAG TGATAATATGCAACATGCATACTGGGAACTGAAGAGGGAGATGTCTAACTTACATCTGGTGACTCAAGTGCAAGCAGAACTactaagaaaactgaaaacctCAGCTGCAATCAAGAAAG CCTGTACCCCAGTAGGATGTGTTGAAGACCTTGGGAGAGACAGCACGAAATTGCACTTGACAAATTTCACTGCAACTTACAAAAGACATCCCCCTTTGTCACCAAATGGCAAAGCTACTTGTTATGTTCCGTCTTCCCCTTTGCCAGGAGATAGAAAGGCTTTATCAGACAAAGCAGTTCTTCCGCCATGGACAGATAACGAGAGGTTGACTCCTAATGACGGTGCAGACTTTCAGGAGCACAACTCCTATGGCAGAGACTCTCTGGAAGATAACTCCTGGGTATTCCCAAGCCCTCCTAAATCCAGTGAGACAGCATTTGGTGAAAAGAAAGCCAAAATCTTACCTTTACCCAACATGCCACCACTGCATTACTGA